DNA sequence from the Phoenix dactylifera cultivar Barhee BC4 chromosome 13, palm_55x_up_171113_PBpolish2nd_filt_p, whole genome shotgun sequence genome:
AGGATGGAGAagagatttcactataatcaaaATGATAGAGTACAAGAATAAAGCCGCCTCTCAATAAAATTCTAATTCCAATACACCCCAGTCTCAAACTTTCCTACGAGAGGAAAAACAGATATACATCAAAATACTAGCTTGGGCCTCACAACTCGTGCAGCTTGAACTTGTGGAGTCTTGCTTCCCATGCTGCCGGAATGCGCGACCGACACAGGCCATGGCCGGCATTGTGCCTCGCACGCTCGTTGGCAACACTTCTCCAAATTTCTTGAACAGAATCACGGAGCAGGGTGAACCAAGGAATTCAAGGCATGCTTAACACTCCACATAAATCAATGTAAACACCTCTCTCTCACCCCAACACACAAACATATAATTAGGAGAAATTTTTCAGAAAGTCCCTATTCAtgatttctaaaaaaaaaacattttgctTTGCATTTAATTTACTGCTAATCAATGCTAAGCATTCACATCATAGTCTACCTTGTCCTACACCAGTGGATGATTTTTAATTTCTTGTGTTTTCATCAACTACCAAGGCTAAATAGTAGACTTCAAAGGTGATTGTTCTACCATAAACCCGAACTGGTAAGAAAAAATTCTCATTCATCCATCATACCATCACTATGTTATCTAGAAAAAGGAAGGACCTAAGCTAACGTGGAACTTGTTATGAAGGATGTGAAAAGCTTGTGATAACATAAGATGCAGCCTTAATTAAGATTAAAAAAATTACCAAGGCCAAAACCTAGACCATGGAGATAAAACTTAAAGGTCATATTTATGGTTATGAATTATGTTATTCCATCACATCCGCTCACAACATTGGAGTGTCGCTCAAGTTTAATACCTGAAGTTGATGTTATAAGGTGCACTCAAATACAGAAATACTTATTCGGTTGACCCTTGTAAATCGTAACACTTAGTCTCAATATTTAATAAGATAAGCTTTTTTACAATGTTAACCCAATCTTTATTCTTCCCTAAATAATTGGCATGATGTCAAATCGTTGTGCTGCACCCCCTATTGCATACTTAACAAAGTAGCCTCTATAGTTTGCATCATTTACATGAATTGAATGGTGATAaatatggatcatcctaattTTGGCTCCTTCTAAATTTTCCTCTAAGATATTCCTCAAGCGATTACTTATGTAAATAAATATTTCATCTTTCTTAATCTCACCATCTTTCAATACAAACTGTAGAGGAAGTCTACCCCAAAAATTTAACCAATTCTATTTAAAAAATCTATGACCCGAAAATTTAACCAGTTCCATTTATATCTCCCTTTCAAGTTTAAAGATTCAAGTAGGAAGCTACTCTAGTACCAACTTTGATCTAGAATTTCCTTTCTCCATGCAAAGACTGAGTTCCTGTTCCTAAAAATCAGAAACTAATATAAACTTCATAGCATGTGTGCATCTCAAAAATATTGTCTAATTATATTAACATGCCTGAATACTGAAAAAATTGGACTGTGGTGTTTGAAGAGAATAGAAAGTTAATTGAGGCTGGAAACTACACATAGAAGGTAAGAGGCAAGAAAACATGGCGGATGAGACTCACACTAACAAATACCTCTTGATAAGCATACAACAGATAAGCATGGCAGCAATGAGGATACTTACTAAGGGAAGTTGCACCAATCATGAATAAGTAGTGGAAAATTGTTTGAGATAGAATAGGCATGTGAGGCCCCGGTATAAATATAATTTGGGTTTTTGTTGAAAAGGTCAGGAATGATGAGAGGAAGACCTAATAATAACATGGCAGGATTGACACAAACAATTTAGCCCTTAATAGGAATGGAGTTCACAAAATTAAGCTACACTGTCTAGGACAAGGTTCGATGTTTATGCCTGTAGCTCAACCAGCAAATTTGTCTAATATAGCATCAAGAATGGAGTAAATATCACAACATATACAAATATACAAATCAGTAATCAAAAAATGTGTCCTCTGTTCCACTTGTGATAAGGATAAATGATTTCATGGCATCTAAAGTTTTCTCTAAataggaaaaaagagaaaatcaaGCAATAGCGTGCAAGCATTAAAGGCTATGAAAATAATACGATTGCAAGAAATCTCTTTGGTGCTTCACCAAGAAATACAAGTTTTTATCAACTAAGAGTTCAATTTCATACATCAGTTTAAATATGTTAAACATGATTTATAAGTCACATATTTATACATGAACCAATTTGCAAAAAAACCAGCCATTATGGCTTGAAGAGGTATTGATACAGATGGTTTTTTTTAGTTGCTTACATTCTGTTTCAGTttcctataaaaaaaaattagtgaaGAGAGAATTTTTATTACTTCTATGCATAGGTGTGTTCACCTCCCTTCAGGTCATTTATGCCTGGCTCATGTCCATTGGATAACTACCCAGCACTCTTAAGATCATCACAAATTCCTGTCAAAAGAAGGCAGTGCCATGCTTACCTTTGGGCTTCCTAGACTGCAGACTGCAAAGACTTATGTGAGACAATACCTTTAGGTGCCTAAGGGCATTCCGAGCATTTGGTACAGCCACTGATGCTTCAAAATCTACATAGAGTCAAAGTACCTGGCCACAGTATATTTGACAAAGTTAATATCTGACAATTCAAATATTTGCATTTAACAATTATTTGGATATGTTGGTATAAGTAAATGCACAAAGAAACATGAAAATACAGGATAGTTCTGGTAATAACTTCAGATGCCCATTGGTGCCATCTTCAGTCACGTGTAAGGGCTTTCGAGGACGGCTTTCAATCTGAGAAGACAAGAATAAGTATTTTACATCATAAAGCATGTCCACATGCTTAATACTGCACTTATGACAAAACCATATGCAGTGGTACAAGATGTTAAAACATGCCTTAGTAAGATTGATGTCTCTCATGGTAAAAACAGCAACGGCCCTAAAAAGCACATCAGGTCCGTCTTCTATAGAGAAAACTATGCTCGTCTGAGAATGACAGAATAATGGTGTCATCAGTCAGATGAAGTAAAAAAGATATGGACAAGAAATATAGTAATTGAAACATAAGTTCAATTTGCGCTTCCATACAAAGGAAGCTTAATGATGTTATCTTTAAAAAATAACTGGATACTTCTACTGCTAACCATACCTTAAATGGCTTATCGATACCCGGAATAATTGGTTCTCGTCCCAGTGTATAAACTGATTGACATTATCAGCGTCATCTATAaacaagaaatattttagtgaaGTAAACACAAGTATCCATGAGCATCCAATCAATGAGAATACAGCAAACACCTGGATATCTTGGGCCAGGAGCGGCCCAATGTATTTGGGGACCTAAGGccgttttgtctttgaggccttccctacagtgggccggcctaaggcgaattcacAGGGggccttttttttccattttgtctTTCAGGCATTTCCTGCGGTGGACCTTCTTtgggccggggccttaggcgaccgcctcagttgcCTAAGGGTTGGGCCGGCCCTGTCTTGGGCAAGAATATCCAAACCATAGATTTCAGCAGCCAATGGACTGGCAAGTGGCAACTGCCCCTGCAACTTGGAGTTTGTGGACAGCAACAAACCAGATAGAGAACAcgtttaataaaattttaaaatgaaggaaaacaacagtagaaaaagaagaaatcttGGATCAGCTGGAAATTTTAGTCTCAAATTTCCTTATCATCCTTGAATTTTACTTCGATCCACATGACATCTCAAAAATGTTACTTGAATTCTAATATTTTGCTCATTAAATTTAGGAATTGATTACGGAGAAAGAACAAAATTGGACCATAAAACTAGCTATGGCATCTCACTTTTGCAGCTCCTGCAGTATCATCAACAGCTTCTCTAACAACTCCCAATTTTGTCAGCTGCTCACACTGTGAAAGGGCCTGAGGTTCAACTGAGTTAGCACTGAGTCACATGATATTTTAATGCTTTTTcagctaaaagaaaaacaaatatatTGAAAACAAAGGCAATGTGTACTTGAGAATGGCTGACAACTCTTTTTAAATCTTCATATTTTACACCACTGTTGACTAGGAAGCAATGCCAAACTGCATATTTTACTTCCCCGACAATATGCAATTTATGACGAAGTAAGATGCTGCCACCCAATGAATTTTCAATGGGTAGAACTGCCCAATCAACAAGCCACCATTCAACTGCCTGCAAGAAgacaaaaataattttagccTAAGCATAATATGGAAACCTTGCAAATTGACCTTTTAAACTTCTTAGCAAATGATAAGTCATTGCTGGATATCATGGCTTAGGAGTTCCATCATCAATGCCATCCATTGGAAGCCATGTCAAAAGAGTGGCCAAGATGATACAGGGATGTAAGATATAAAGTCGTGTGTTTCATCAAGCGAACCAGTAAAAGAATCAGAAGGGCTAAACAACATGGATTGAAGTCGGGTAAACATATGAAAGAACTTGCCGCAACAATGTTGTGGTACTTAAAAAGCATAACTTGTAAAGAAGGGTTCACAAAACTAGGCCTTGATATTTAAGAAGAGCCATAGCAACATTTTATGGTTATAGCTTCCCTTACCTGTGCACAAACGGAATGTTTTGTGCACCTTTATGGTAGCAAACTGGTCTTTAGTAGTCATTGTCAAACAAGAAAGAGAATTCCTGCAGCTTAAAGTCTCTATCCATGTTATAGACCAAACTATGAGTACATCTCTCCATCCACAAGTTCTCAAGAAATCATACGTTCGGCTAGAGGGAATGACCCCCCAACGGACAAGCGCCTTTAACTTATATTGAAATAAAAGAAGGAGGTCCGAGCAATGGGCATTCTCAAAGGCAGAAAAGACATGCTTTTGCTCTCATGCAGTTTTTCTTTTGAATGCTCAACATATATAGAGGATGTCACATAGAAAAGGTCGGTTTCTCCAGTGCAAAAACCTCTTCAAAGTGCTTGATTTCTCCACATAGTAGAAAAGGTGGCCAATATATTACTAACATAATTTTCCTTTCAATCCAGACAATATCAGCCATAACTTGGTTCCCATAATGCCTAATGAATCAGATCACATAGATATTTCAACATTGACAAAATGAAAACAATTTAACATAAATAGGATCtagaaaaagaaacagaaatATCAAAAACTCACATCAAAAGCAGTTTCGAATAGTTCGCATCGAACCGCCTTCTTGtatgccattttttttttttttttgttaaaagataggaggagggagggggaggacaCCTTACCCGCAAAGCAGCTCCCACTGGGCTCCCCTTCCATCAGAGAATATTCGATGCAGGCCGCAAGTTTCTGCATACACTCCCCGATCCGTGGGTTCTTCACCCACATGTGAGTACGTCACTCCAGCGCCACCTTGGTACCAGTGGACCAGTAGCGCTTCCCTTCAAAGCATcctggggcatccggtccccaaatttaatcgacgcgCATTTCGAATCTGGACCACCCCGGTGGAAACAAAGCCCCGTATGCACCCGGAAGACCCTAAAATCCCAAAATCCATTGTCCAATCCACACCAATGCACAAGCACCATAATACAGCAAGCGAAAATAAATTTCGAGAAATCAATACCGACTCATACAAAGAAGAGCAAGAATACAAGATAAAGAACAATTGAAACCAGAGTATGTGCAAGAACTCCGAACCTGGTACGCGACCCGCAGACGAGACACGTTAACCGAACCAGAGACGTCGGACACAGAGAGAGGCTCTGTAACAAACGCCAGTTGAGAAATTTTGACGTCAAAAGAGGTGAAAGCAGAAAACAAAAGGCAAAGGACCACAGCCGAGACTGCCGGAAAATGAGAAGTTTGCCTTGCTGGGTAGCGACGGAGGGTCCTTGAAAGCGATTTCGGGCTGGAGATCTTCGAAGACGGCATTCAACTCGAGAGCTCCGATGCCGTTGTTGCCACCGTTGCGGGAGTCTCCTTCTTGGACGGAGGCTATCTCGAAGGCCCTCCGCCGCTACCTAATGGCGACCATGGAAGGGGTTTTTGTGGGTTTTCTCCTGCCCTCGCCGCCGGTGGAGCTCCGTTGGAACCATCGAGTGCGAGCGACTGCCGTGGAAGCCATCGTTTTCTGCGAACGAAAGAAGAGAAGCCGAGGGCCTAATCCCTCGTTCTCTCTCCGGTGTTTCGTTGAAATAAAGAAGTAATGACCAGGGAGAGGCGGAGGACTGAGCTCTCGTCTCCGGGCAAGAAGAAGCGAGAGACGGATTTCCGTTACGGGCCCCGATTGGATACGACGGTTCAAGCGCGAAAGGCCGATCCAATAGGCGGTCGCCGACACCGAAACGCTTGGGCTATGTAACGGAGGTACCGGAAATAAAACACGTGGTTCGTAGCGCGGGCTATGTAACTGCCTATTTGATGCATCCGTTACATTGCCAGGCTAGACAAGGATAGCAATCGTCGATCGAGTgaaaaatttatcaattcaaatttaatctatttattaaattaatcaattttttaaatttaaacctatttttttattaaataggtaattTGATCCGACCGTATAActcatttattaaaaaatttaaacatattatAGGCGGATTAGGCAGTTTTTCATGAATtaaatgaatttaaaaaaatttgattcaaTTATTACGCAAGTCAAAATAAACCAAACATTTAAAGTTGAATCTAACCTAGATTTAGACGGATTAATCTATTTACGATCCAAATctatttatattaaatttaaacCTACTTAAAGTAAATAGCTTGCAAATCAGATTAACCGATCAAGCTATAAATTGCCGCTGTTAAGCACTACCCATCCAACTAACAAATTTGTGCTTCCGAGATGGGTTACTAACAAATTCTTGTTTTAGGGAGGGTTTCCGGCCTGACCAGTTAGATTGATATAGTCTTGTCAATTTGGATGTAAGAATTTATGGactctatttatatatatatatatatatatatatatatatatatatatatgtatatataaatttATGAATACGATTATATTTAACAGCTGTTTGAATATTAGATGTTATCGGTCTAATGAGGTCTCTCGACCTTTGGCAGAAACAGGGAGGAAGCAGGGCAACCAATCTTACTTTTCAGGGATAAATTAATAATTTACTTTTGAGATAATGTATTTTATCCTTGAAATTTAGGTATCAG
Encoded proteins:
- the LOC120112948 gene encoding uncharacterized protein LOC120112948, whose product is MASTARRRAFEIASVQEGDSRNGGNNGIGALELNAVFEDLQPEIAFKDPPSLPSKSLSLCPTSLVRLTCLVCGSRTRVFRVHTGLCFHRGGPDSKCASIKFGDRMPQDALKGSATGPLVPRWRWSDVLTCG